From the Deltaproteobacteria bacterium genome, one window contains:
- the glpX gene encoding class II fructose-bisphosphatase: METPQKNLAMDLLRVTEAAALSSARWLGKGNKDAGDKAAVDAMRVTFNSVDVDGTIIIGEGEKDHAPMLYNGEKVGNGNGPKVDVAVDPVEGTNLLAFGRPNAIAVIGVAPGSMMYDPGPSHYMKKLVVPAEAKDVVDLDAPVELNLKKTAKALGKDVDDLVVFVLDKPRHAELIRKIRMVGARIQLHGDGDVAGALMAVDPATNVDIMMGTGGTPEGVLSACAIRAMGGQILAKLDPQSDREKQALLDKGYALGEILTVETLVKSENVFFAATGISGGTFLGGVRYTGTGAVTYSLVMRGKTGTVRRIESHHKLTRLMRFSSVKYD; this comes from the coding sequence ATGGAAACTCCTCAAAAAAATCTGGCCATGGACCTGCTCAGGGTCACCGAGGCCGCGGCCCTGTCCTCGGCCCGCTGGCTCGGCAAAGGCAACAAGGACGCCGGCGATAAGGCCGCCGTGGATGCCATGCGTGTGACCTTCAACTCCGTGGACGTCGATGGAACCATCATCATCGGCGAAGGCGAGAAGGACCATGCCCCCATGCTCTACAACGGGGAAAAGGTCGGCAACGGCAACGGCCCCAAGGTCGACGTGGCCGTCGATCCCGTTGAGGGCACCAATCTTCTGGCCTTCGGTCGGCCCAACGCCATAGCCGTCATCGGCGTGGCCCCAGGGAGCATGATGTACGACCCGGGTCCCAGCCATTACATGAAGAAGCTCGTTGTTCCGGCCGAGGCCAAGGATGTCGTAGATCTCGACGCCCCGGTGGAATTGAACCTCAAGAAAACAGCCAAGGCTCTGGGCAAAGATGTCGACGACCTGGTGGTCTTCGTTCTTGACAAGCCCAGACACGCCGAACTCATCCGAAAAATCCGCATGGTCGGGGCCCGTATCCAACTCCACGGTGACGGCGATGTTGCCGGGGCCCTCATGGCCGTGGACCCGGCAACCAACGTGGACATCATGATGGGCACTGGAGGAACCCCCGAAGGCGTTCTTTCGGCCTGCGCCATCCGAGCCATGGGTGGCCAGATCCTGGCCAAGCTGGACCCCCAGAGCGACCGGGAAAAACAGGCCCTTCTCGACAAGGGCTACGCCTTGGGAGAAATCCTGACCGTGGAAACCCTGGTCAAAAGCGAGAACGTCTTTTTCGCCGCCACGGGAATCTCCGGCGGAACTTTCCTCGGCGGAGTCCGCTACACAGGAACCGGTGCCGTCACCTACTCCCTGGTCATGCGGGGCAAGACCGGGACGGTCAGGCGCATTGAGTCGCACCACAAACTGACCAGGCTCATGCGCTTCAGCTCGGTCAAGTACGACTAA
- a CDS encoding cytoplasmic protein — protein MSKYALFVFNGDSLCIVHVLLNALDMHESGIEVTIVVEGAAVRLVPELGKTEHQFHGLFNQARSLGLFAGACRACSAKLGVQDGVSEQGLELIGDMKGHPSMRSFQERGYRIITF, from the coding sequence ATGAGCAAGTACGCTCTGTTCGTATTCAACGGGGATTCGCTGTGCATCGTCCATGTCCTTCTCAACGCCTTGGACATGCACGAGTCCGGAATCGAGGTGACCATCGTCGTGGAAGGGGCAGCGGTCAGGCTGGTGCCCGAACTCGGAAAGACGGAACACCAGTTCCACGGTCTGTTCAACCAGGCCAGAAGCCTGGGGCTGTTCGCCGGAGCCTGCCGGGCCTGTTCGGCCAAGCTCGGCGTCCAAGACGGGGTCAGTGAGCAGGGGCTCGAACTCATCGGGGACATGAAGGGCCATCCGTCCATGCGCTCCTTTCAGGAACGTGGCTATCGGATCATCACCTTCTAG
- the tviC gene encoding Vi polysaccharide biosynthesis UDP-N-acetylglucosaminuronic acid C-4 epimerase TviC codes for MTAKPLERTEQTLRDHPKTWLITGVAGFIGSNLLERLLELGQRVVGLDNFSTGKPSNLDEVRESVGHEAWQRFTFIEGDIRSLKDCALACRGVDMVLHQAALGSVPRSVADPILTNDNNVTGSLNMLVAARDGGASRFVYAASSSTYGDHPELPKREDRIGDPLSPYAVTKLVNELYARVFASSYGLSVIGLRYFNVFGRRQDPNGAYAAVIPAWFSGLLLGREVFINGDGLTSRDFCYIDNCVQANILAATVSTPEAVNQVYNVAFGARTTLNELFHMVRNLVSASRPEAASAEPVYRDFRPGDVRHSLADICKARTLLGYEPTYSVAEGLTLSAPWYLNRFDDRSRS; via the coding sequence AAACCTGGCTGATCACCGGGGTAGCCGGGTTCATCGGTTCGAACCTTCTGGAACGCCTCCTCGAACTTGGCCAGCGGGTCGTCGGCCTGGACAACTTCTCGACGGGAAAGCCCTCGAATCTGGACGAGGTCCGCGAGTCGGTCGGTCACGAGGCCTGGCAGAGGTTCACCTTCATCGAAGGCGACATTCGAAGCCTGAAGGACTGTGCCCTTGCCTGCCGAGGGGTGGACATGGTCCTCCACCAGGCCGCTCTGGGCTCCGTGCCCCGTTCAGTGGCCGATCCCATCCTGACCAACGACAACAACGTCACCGGATCCCTGAACATGCTCGTGGCCGCCAGGGACGGCGGCGCATCCCGTTTCGTCTATGCCGCCTCAAGCTCGACCTACGGCGATCACCCGGAACTGCCCAAACGCGAGGACCGCATCGGCGATCCGCTCTCGCCCTACGCGGTCACCAAACTGGTCAACGAACTCTACGCCCGAGTCTTCGCCTCTAGCTACGGCCTTTCCGTCATCGGACTCCGCTACTTCAATGTCTTCGGTCGCCGCCAGGACCCCAACGGGGCTTACGCGGCCGTGATCCCGGCTTGGTTTTCGGGACTGCTTCTCGGCCGGGAGGTCTTCATCAACGGCGACGGCCTGACCAGTCGTGATTTCTGCTATATTGACAACTGCGTCCAAGCCAATATTCTGGCTGCCACGGTTTCGACTCCCGAGGCCGTGAATCAGGTCTACAACGTGGCCTTCGGAGCCCGGACGACCCTGAACGAACTCTTTCACATGGTCCGGAATCTCGTCTCTGCCAGTCGACCCGAGGCCGCCTCGGCCGAACCGGTCTACCGGGACTTCAGGCCCGGCGATGTCCGCCACTCCCTGGCAGACATCTGCAAGGCCCGAACCCTACTCGGCTATGAACCGACCTACTCGGTGGCCGAAGGTCTGACCCTTTCGGCCCCGTGGTACCTGAACCGATTCGACGACCGATCCCGGTCCTGA
- a CDS encoding RidA family protein: protein MIGIPSFVKIETPEAPGAVGPYSQAIQTGGMIYVSGQLPLDPATMEFAADDVPGQTAQCLKNAAAILQKAGSGLDRVVKVSVWMTDLGQFTVMNTVYADFFSEPFPARVCCQVAALPRGAQVEIEMIALAD from the coding sequence ATGATCGGTATTCCTTCCTTCGTGAAAATCGAAACTCCAGAGGCCCCTGGGGCTGTCGGGCCCTACTCCCAGGCCATCCAGACCGGGGGCATGATCTACGTCTCAGGGCAACTGCCCTTGGACCCGGCCACCATGGAATTTGCCGCGGACGACGTTCCCGGGCAAACTGCCCAATGTCTGAAAAATGCCGCAGCCATTCTGCAAAAAGCCGGATCAGGTCTGGATCGGGTAGTCAAGGTCTCGGTCTGGATGACCGATCTCGGACAGTTCACGGTTATGAACACGGTTTACGCCGACTTCTTTTCCGAACCCTTTCCGGCCCGGGTCTGCTGCCAGGTGGCGGCTCTTCCCCGAGGAGCCCAGGTGGAAATCGAAATGATCGCCCTGGCCGACTGA
- a CDS encoding ABC transporter ATP-binding protein, producing MTRDPQATSPVLELIGITKRFGPVAANQDIDLALYPGEIHALLGENGAGKSTLMSILSGRLKADSGEIRIRGQRTILNSPADALARGIGMVHQRFMLVERLTVVENVILGRRDQGPLLSLDRAARELTDLSRAHGLNIDPRKRVRDLSMGERQRVEILKLLLRDTGVLIFDEPTSILTPPEVASFFEVLWNLAAQGRSIIFISHKLEEVMALADRISIMRRGRMVARDLLPDEMGGKAELARLMVGREIVLQVDKEPVSPGPPVLEIRGLASRTALGEVLFENIDLEVRQGEILALTGVAGNGQESLTAALAGLALFSQGEIVYQGRSWSHKTWAASDLTSTAYIPADRDRTGSLPTMTLTANFLLTRLNEYQVGPFMSSNRAAAAVDKAIADHDIKTPSGSRSIARQLSGGNLQKFLLARELGKAPRLVIAEQPTQGLDIGATEDVWRALLGQRKTAGILLVSGDLKEVLSLADRVAVMFRGRILKTFSVSDADMVARIGLLMAGVTDEAPELLPSV from the coding sequence ATGACCCGAGATCCGCAGGCCACGTCCCCGGTCCTGGAACTGATCGGCATCACCAAGCGCTTTGGGCCGGTGGCCGCCAACCAGGACATAGACCTCGCCCTCTACCCCGGCGAGATCCACGCCCTGCTCGGCGAGAACGGAGCCGGAAAAAGTACCCTTATGTCCATTCTCTCCGGACGGCTCAAGGCCGATTCCGGAGAGATCCGTATCCGAGGGCAGAGAACCATCCTCAACTCCCCGGCCGACGCCCTTGCCCGGGGTATCGGCATGGTCCACCAGCGGTTCATGCTCGTGGAGCGTCTGACCGTGGTCGAAAACGTCATCCTCGGACGCAGGGACCAGGGCCCCCTGCTCTCCCTGGACCGGGCCGCTCGCGAACTAACTGATCTGAGCCGAGCCCACGGCCTGAACATCGACCCCCGCAAACGGGTTCGGGATCTGTCCATGGGCGAACGCCAGCGGGTCGAGATCTTGAAGCTCCTCCTTCGCGACACCGGCGTGCTCATCTTCGACGAACCGACCTCAATCCTCACTCCACCCGAGGTGGCCTCCTTCTTCGAGGTTTTGTGGAATCTGGCAGCTCAGGGCCGGTCGATCATCTTCATCTCCCACAAACTAGAAGAAGTCATGGCCCTTGCCGACCGAATCAGCATTATGCGGCGCGGCCGAATGGTCGCCCGGGACCTTCTGCCGGATGAAATGGGGGGCAAGGCCGAGCTGGCCCGGCTCATGGTCGGCCGGGAAATCGTCCTCCAGGTCGACAAGGAACCCGTTTCACCTGGCCCTCCGGTGCTGGAAATCCGTGGCCTAGCATCCCGGACCGCCCTCGGCGAAGTTCTCTTCGAAAACATCGACCTGGAGGTTCGCCAAGGAGAAATCTTGGCCCTGACAGGGGTGGCCGGCAACGGCCAAGAATCTCTGACGGCCGCCCTGGCCGGTCTGGCCCTCTTTTCCCAGGGGGAGATTGTCTACCAGGGCCGGAGCTGGAGCCACAAGACCTGGGCGGCCTCCGACCTCACTTCCACGGCCTATATTCCGGCAGACAGGGACCGGACAGGCAGCCTGCCGACCATGACTCTGACGGCCAACTTCCTACTGACCAGGCTGAACGAGTACCAGGTTGGGCCCTTCATGTCCTCGAACCGGGCGGCCGCGGCCGTGGATAAGGCCATCGCCGACCACGACATCAAGACCCCGAGCGGCTCAAGATCAATTGCCCGCCAGCTGTCCGGTGGCAACCTCCAGAAATTTCTCTTGGCCCGCGAACTCGGCAAGGCCCCCCGACTCGTCATCGCCGAACAGCCGACCCAGGGGCTGGACATCGGGGCCACCGAGGATGTCTGGCGGGCCCTTCTGGGCCAAAGAAAGACGGCTGGCATTCTTTTGGTCTCCGGAGACCTGAAGGAGGTCCTCTCTCTGGCCGACCGTGTCGCCGTCATGTTCCGGGGCAGGATCTTGAAGACCTTTTCCGTTTCCGACGCCGACATGGTAGCTAGAATCGGACTGCTCATGGCCGGGGTCACCGACGAGGCCCCGGAACTGCTCCCGAGCGTCTAG